Proteins encoded in a region of the Neodiprion lecontei isolate iyNeoLeco1 chromosome 5, iyNeoLeco1.1, whole genome shotgun sequence genome:
- the LOC107228097 gene encoding microtubule-associated serine/threonine-protein kinase 3 isoform X2 → MDQAKNRPSRARFRSASNSARILVFDQPETSESKAKSEMEGYRNLTLPKMESKEAPVKPAADEISNLVRMRNSAIGKSAPSLSIHMRDFNIPRRAAKAAHRKSFIATTSPTLPRCQSPICGSPLESPRMSSSPHFPFAPIKRINASSTAVADGRRWSVASLPSSGYGTTPGSSNVSSQCSSQERLHQLPNIPTKDELRMLSCHFSKPGTPCGSHPGFPGSSISSIPGSIALSMEEEGRRSPMHRPRSRSLSSPSRSPVLDSEIVMMNTLYKERFPKATQQMEERLTNFINENREIDEYELVTQIAPDSLPILRFVHHQVIEMARDCLQKSQEKLITSRYFYEMSENLEILLMETKEKSLEAAARLTGLIKKLLLVISRPARLLECLEFDPEEFYHLLEQAEGQARINIGIKADIPQYIINKLSLNRDPISELQEDLNKLEDSASSSENNLLLASSSPGKEDEIRSQRVPCESDYEVLKLISNGAYGAVYLVKEKITRQRFAMKKINKNNLMLRNQVEQVFAERDIMSFTDNPFVVSMYCSFETKKHLCLVMEYVEGGDCANLLKNIGPLPPDMARFYFAETVLAVEYLHNYGIVHRDLKPDNLLITALGHIKLTDFGLSKMGLMSLATNLYEGYVDRDTRQFSDKQVFGTPEYIAPEVILRQGYGKPVDWWSMGIILYEFLIGCVPFFGETPEELFAHTVNDDIEWPDNDDWPVQPEAKDIITALLQQSPRDRLGTAGSHEVKEHPYFFGVDWNSLLRHKAEFVPQLTNDEDTSYFDSRMDRYNHDLGDDTDDTDDSPLFGSFSSYSPQSRKISQTRPQLFNMSEPELDFSRKQLFRCESETSDAQLSPGFVQNVASVAQKSLQKNLLLDKNQSQTKNNSFHESPDKTADKSDPNSTGSTISATFSRDAQSTSATKNSSGDALSVSLSTPDSSQTESDDVSPQIQRKRHSHTRDKLPRLDLAAANRDAADDKHNSSTDSFETFAMSLLPLTKHRSRSVIKSASTSGLSLVIPTNDLPLTQPIESPGGSSTASSRDTSPCRELSPLVTSLKPPTIIRRGPCGFGFTVHTIRVYYGDSDFYTMHHLVMAVNQSSPAFEAGLRPGDLITHINGEAIQGLYHTQVLQLMLSGGDHVTLRSTPLENTSIKSGGRKRELGQSKMAKKSLHRQRKQKRDHSDKKRKTSLFRRISSKRASVEMQQPLSISCPLSAPILPSDSKPPLMMAAGICSPSMVTPSRSFQSFTRSLPPQESAPFFNACTKSVCSPSPPINRSSSESYHSTTTSSPCSSPSSSSSSTNPPIGNISSIANQSHYQRPSTLHGLKHKLHTAAKNIHSPNRRKSVGHIPLSPLARTPSPSPIPASPTRSPSPLAFPTGHQPGSSNTTQSYSPGVSLSTPSGQKKGFSRPKSAEPGSPLLRRALSPDRLHPRSAESKTSISPLANTVLKVIPRVTIAQTSMTDTANEASIAHSKESIDSKAEKKLVDQKTTTEYPKLTHSMSINIANVGIQNSTQLPRIAEEKDSPTGSRSDDYSSKSIGKLEQASDTSKSNDSVGSGEDLKESSFVMTRKSVLNAVERLQSASEEAAAERPEASSFRNRKPEGVVSQRKYSVAESKFCSKNWLDSVAEKDPPKQAKPPEPLPLKQMSTLMQRKASVFDLKMSDKNSNDSSMEGKKILKRYKVDPDTGSSSQEKNTTGDKKNN, encoded by the exons ATGGATCAGGCTAAAAACAGGCCAAGTAGAGCTCGTTTTCGTTCAGCGAGTAATTCCGCTCGAATTTTAGTCTTTGATCAACCTGAAACATCGGAGTCTAAGGCTAAAAGCGAGATGGAAGGATACAGGAATCTCACTCTGCCCAAAATGGAAAGCAAAGAAGCCCCTGTGAAACCAG CTGCCGATGAGATTTCCAATTTGGTACGGATGCGAAATTCTGCGATAGGGAAGTCAGCGCCGTCCCTTTCCATTCATATG CGTGACTTTAACATCCCACGGCGAGCAGCAAAAGCGGCTCATCGAAAATCATTCATTGCCACCACTTCTCCAACCCTGCCGCGTTGTCAGTCTCCAATTTGCG GCAGTCCCCTAGAGAGTCCTAGGATGTCATCCAGTCCACATTTTCCTTTTGCACCAATTAAAAG AATCAACGCAAGCAGCACAGCAGTGGCCGATGGCAGGCGATGGTCCGTCGCAAGTCTACCTTCGAGTGGCTACGGGACGACTCCAGGCTCCAGTAATGTGTCT TCCCAATGTTCGAGCCAGGAACGCCTTCACCAGTTACCCAACATACCGACCAAAGACGAACTCCGCATGCTGTCCTGTCACTTTTCAAAACCAGGTACGCCTTGCGGCTCGCACCCGGGCTTTCCTGGATCAAGTATATCCAGTATTCCAGGATCCATAGCTCTTAGCATGGAAGAAGAGGGTCGCAGATCGCCGATGCATCGTCCAAGGTCCAGAAGTTTGAG TAGCCCGAGTCGATCTCCTGTTTTGGATAGCGAAATAGTGATGATGAACACGTTATACAAGGAGCGATTTCCCAAA GCAACGCAACAAATGGAGGAAAGATTGACTAATTTTATTAACGAAAATCGTGAAATAGACGAATATGAACTGGTTACGCAGATAGCACCGGATTCTTTGCCTATACTGAGATTCGTCCATCATCAAGTGATAGAAATGGCTCGTGATTGTCTACAAAAATCtcaagaaaaattaatcactTCTAGATACTTTTATGAGATGagtgaaaatttggaaatactCTTAATGGAG acgaaagaaaaatctttGGAAGCAGCAGCTAGACTAACAGgactaattaaaaaattgttactaGTAATCTCAAGACCGGCGCGACTTTTAGAATGCCTCGAGTTTGATCCAGAAGAATTTTATCACCTTTTGGAGCAGGCGGAAGGGCAAGCTAGGATAAATATCGGAATCAAAGCTGATATTCCTCAGTACATAATTAACAAATTGTCACTTAATCGTGACCCGATCtcag AGTTACAGGAAGATTTGAATAAACTCGAAGACTCAGCGTCGTCTAGCGAAAATAATTTACTATTGGCTTCGTCTAGTCCAGGTAAAGAAGACGAAATTCGATCTCAGCGGGTGCCATGCGAAAGCGATTACGAAGTTTTGAAGCTGATAAGCAACGGAGCTTACGGAGCTGTCTATTTggtgaaggaaaaaataacgagGCAACGTTTtgctatgaaaaaaataaacaagaacAATTTAATGTTAAGGAATCAAGTGGAACAAGTATTTGCCGAACGTGATATTATGAGTTTCACCGACAATCCTTTCGTCGTTTCCATGTATTGTAGTTTTGAAACAAAG aAACACTTGTGCCTCGTAATGGAATACGTTGAGGGAGGTGACTGCGCGAATCTCTTGAAAAATATCGGACCATTACCACCAGATATGGCTAGATTTTATTTTGCTGAAACTGTTTTAGCTGTTGAATATTTGCACAATTACGGTATCGTTCATCGGGATTTAAAACCTGACAA CTTACTCATCACTGCTCTGGGTCACATAAAATTGACAGATTTTGGCCTCAGCAAGATGGGTCTCATGTCCC TGGCAACAAATCTGTACGAAGGTTACGTGGACAGAGATACTCGGCAATTCTCCGATAAACAGGTATTCGGAACCCCCGAATACATAGCGCCCGAAGTGATCCTTCGCCAAGGTTACGGAAAGCCTGTTGACTGGTGGTCAATGGGTATAATACTGTATGAGTTCTTGATCGGCTGTGTTCCATTTTTTGGAGAAACACCCGAAGAATTATTTGCCCACACGGTCAATG ACGACATCGAGTGGCCTGATAATGATGACTGGCCAGTACAACCGGAAGCAAAGGATATAATAACTGCACTCTTGCAACAAAGCCCTAGGGATCGCCTGGGAACAGCGGGATCTCACGAAGTTAAGGAACATCCTTATTTCTTTGGCGTCGATTGGAACAGTCTTTTGAGACACAAGGCTGAATTCGTTCCACAGTTGACAAACGATGAGGACACAAGTTACTTCGACT CTCGTATGGACCGCTACAATCACGATTTGGGTGATGATACGGACGACACCGATGACTCTCCTCTCTTTGGCTCGTTTTCATCATACTCACCGCAATCGCGCAAAATATCTCAGACAAGGCCGCAGTTGTTTAACATGTCTGAGCCAGAATTGGACTTTTCTCGAAAGCAATTATTCCGCTGCGAGTCCGAAACCTCGGACGCTCAATTATCTCCTGGCTTTGTGCAAAACGTTGCTTCTGTAGCACAGAAGTCATTGCAAAAGAATTTGCTGCTTGATAAGAATCAGTCGCAGACTAAGAATAACTCGTTTCATGAATCTCCAGATAAAACTGCAGACAAGTCTGATCCAAATAGTACTGGTTCTACGATATCTGCGACCTTCAGTAGAGATGCGCAATCAACGAGTGCTACAAAAAATAGCAGCGGTGATGCACTCTCCGTCAGTTTGAGTACTCCGGATTCTTCTCAAACCGAATCTGATGACGTCAGCCCGCAGATTCAAAGGAAACGCCATTCGCATACACGCGACAAGCTGCCCAG ATTGGATCTAGCGGCTGCTAACAGGGATGCTGCGGATGACAAGCACAATTCCAGCACAGATTCGTTCGAAACGTTCGCAATGTCTTTGCTACCCTTGACAAAACACAGATCCAGATCGGTGATAAAATCTGCATCAACCAGCGGGCTGTCTCTGGTCATACCGACGA ATGACTTACCATTGACGCAGCCAATCGAATCACCTGGCGGCTCTTCCACCGCCTCCTCTCGGGATACTTCGCCATGTCGAGAACTCAGCCCTCTGGTAACCAGTCTCAAACCACCAACCATCATTAGGCGGGGTCCCTGCGGCTTCGGATTCACCGTTCACACCATACGTGTTTATTATGGTGACAGCGATTTCTATACCATGCATCATTTGGTCATG GCGGTCAATCAATCTAGTCCAGCATTTGAGGCGGGACTTAGACCCGGAGACTTGATAACTCACATAAACGGTGAAGCAATTCAGGGGCTTTATCACACGCAAGTTTTGCAGCTAATGCTGAGCGGAGGAGATCATGTAACTTTGCGAAGTACGCCACTGGAAAATACAAGCATTAAAAGCGGGGGTAGAAAGCGTGAGTTGGGGCAGAGTAAAATGGCGAAAAAATCGCTTCACAGACAGAGAAAGCAGAAGCGCGATCATTCggacaaaaaacgaaagacaTCGCTGTTCAGAAGAATCAGTTCTAAACGAGCCAGTGTCGAGATGCAGCAG CCGTTAAGTATCAGTTGTCCTTTGTCGGCACCAATCCTTCCCAGTGACAGCAAACCTCCACTTATG ATGGCTGCGGGAATCTGTTCTCCGTCAATGGTTACTCCGAGTCGTTCGTTCCAGTCATTTACTCGCTCTTTACCGCCTCAGGAATCGGCACCGTTTTTCAACGCCTGTACCAAGTCAGTCTGCAGCCCGTCACCTCCAATAAATCGATCCAGTTCGGAATCCTACCACTCGACGACCACCTCGAGCCCATGCTCAAGTCCCAGTTCTTCGTCGTCCAGTACAAATCCTCCTATAGGGAACATATCGAGTATCGCTAATCAGTCTCATTATCAGAGGCCAAGTACGCTGCATGGACTGAAGCACAAGCTCCACACTGctgcgaaaaatattcattcccCAAACAGGAGGAAATCTGTCGGTCACATACCCCTTTCGCCTTTGGCCAGGACTCCCAGTCCATCGCCCATCCCTGCCAGCCCAACGAGGAGCCCGAGTCCTCTGGCTTTTCCCACTGGGCATCAGCCGGGAAGTTCTAATACAACACAATCTTACAGTCCAG GGGTTTCTCTGTCGACGCCAAGTGGTCAGAAGAAAGGTTTTAGTCGTCCGAAATCGGCGGAGCCTGGATCGCCGCTGTTAAGACGGGCGCTGAGTCCGGATCGCTTGCATCCCCGTTCGGCAGAAAGTAAAACGTCTATATCACCATTGGCAAATACTGTGCTGAAAGTGATACCGCGAGTGACGATTGCCCAGACATCCATGACTGACACCGCAAATGAAGCGAGTATCGCCCATTCAAAAGAGAGCATCGATTCGAAGGCGGAGAAAAAATTGGTCGACCAAAAAACCACCACGGAATATCCCAAGCTGACTCATAGTATGTCGATAAACATAGCGAATGTTGGAATACAGAATAGCACACAGCTGCCACGGATAGCCGAAGAAAAGGACTCGCCGACTGGAAGCAGGAGTGACGACTACTCGTCGAAGAGCATTGGAAAGCTGGAGCAAGCCAGCGATACATCAAAGTCAAATGATTCGGTGGGATCCGGAGAGGATTTGAAGGAATCCTCCTTCGTTATGACGAGAAAAAGCGTTCTTAACGCCGTCGAAAGGCTGCAATCTGCCTCGGAAGAGGCTGCAGCCGAACGTCCAGAGGCATCTTCGTTCCGTAATAGAAAACCTGAGGGCGTCGTTTCCCAGAGAAAATACAGTGTCGCCGAGTCAAAATTCTGCAGCAAAAACTGGTTGGATTCAGTCGCCGAAAAAGATCCTCCCAAGCAAGCAAAACCTCCCGAGCCGTTACCCCTTAAGCAAATGTCCACGCTTATGCAGAGGAAAGCGAGTGTCTTCGACCTCAAGATGtcggataaaaattcgaatgacTCGAGCATGGAAGGCAAGAAGATTTTGAAGAGATACAAAGTCGATCCTGACACTGGCAGCTCGAGCCAGGAAAAAAACACTACTGgtgacaagaaaaataattag
- the LOC107228097 gene encoding microtubule-associated serine/threonine-protein kinase 3 isoform X4, whose product MDQAKNRPSRARFRSASNSARILVFDQPETSESKAKSEMEGYRNLTLPKMESKEAPVKPAADEISNLVRMRNSAIGKSAPSLSIHMRDFNIPRRAAKAAHRKSFIATTSPTLPRCQSPICGSPLESPRMSSSPHFPFAPIKRINASSTAVADGRRWSVASLPSSGYGTTPGSSNVSSQCSSQERLHQLPNIPTKDELRMLSCHFSKPGTPCGSHPGFPGSSISSIPGSIALSMEEEGRRSPMHRPRSRSLSSPSRSPVLDSEIVMMNTLYKERFPKATQQMEERLTNFINENREIDEYELVTQIAPDSLPILRFVHHQVIEMARDCLQKSQEKLITSRYFYEMSENLEILLMETKEKSLEAAARLTGLIKKLLLVISRPARLLECLEFDPEEFYHLLEQAEGQARINIGIKADIPQYIINKLSLNRDPISELQEDLNKLEDSASSSENNLLLASSSPGKEDEIRSQRVPCESDYEVLKLISNGAYGAVYLVKEKITRQRFAMKKINKNNLMLRNQVEQVFAERDIMSFTDNPFVVSMYCSFETKKHLCLVMEYVEGGDCANLLKNIGPLPPDMARFYFAETVLAVEYLHNYGIVHRDLKPDNLLITALGHIKLTDFGLSKMGLMSLATNLYEGYVDRDTRQFSDKQVFGTPEYIAPEVILRQGYGKPVDWWSMGIILYEFLIGCVPFFGETPEELFAHTVNDDIEWPDNDDWPVQPEAKDIITALLQQSPRDRLGTAGSHEVKEHPYFFGVDWNSLLRHKAEFVPQLTNDEDTSYFDSRMDRYNHDLGDDTDDTDDSPLFGSFSSYSPQSRKISQTRPQLFNMSEPELDFSRKQLFRCESETSDAQLSPGFVQNVASVAQKSLQKNLLLDKNQSQTKNNSFHESPDKTADKSDPNSTGSTISATFSRDAQSTSATKNSSGDALSVSLSTPDSSQTESDDVSPQIQRKRHSHTRDKLPRFSISIDDEHILDLAAANRDAADDKHNSSTDSFETFAMSLLPLTKHRSRSVIKSASTSGLSLVIPTNDLPLTQPIESPGGSSTASSRDTSPCRELSPLVTSLKPPTIIRRGPCGFGFTVHTIRVYYGDSDFYTMHHLVMAVNQSSPAFEAGLRPGDLITHINGEAIQGLYHTQVLQLMLSGGDHVTLRSTPLENTSIKSGGRKRELGQSKMAKKSLHRQRKQKRDHSDKKRKTSLFRRISSKRASVEMQQPLSISCPLSAPILPSDSKPPLMMAAGICSPSMVTPSRSFQSFTRSLPPQESAPFFNACTKSVCSPSPPINRSSSESYHSTTTSSPCSSPSSSSSSTNPPIGNISSIANQSHYQRPSTLHGLKHKLHTAAKNIHSPNRRKSVGHIPLSPLARTPSPSPIPASPTRSPSPLAFPTGHQPGSSNTTQSYSPGEVSQYGECVRGQPLSDC is encoded by the exons ATGGATCAGGCTAAAAACAGGCCAAGTAGAGCTCGTTTTCGTTCAGCGAGTAATTCCGCTCGAATTTTAGTCTTTGATCAACCTGAAACATCGGAGTCTAAGGCTAAAAGCGAGATGGAAGGATACAGGAATCTCACTCTGCCCAAAATGGAAAGCAAAGAAGCCCCTGTGAAACCAG CTGCCGATGAGATTTCCAATTTGGTACGGATGCGAAATTCTGCGATAGGGAAGTCAGCGCCGTCCCTTTCCATTCATATG CGTGACTTTAACATCCCACGGCGAGCAGCAAAAGCGGCTCATCGAAAATCATTCATTGCCACCACTTCTCCAACCCTGCCGCGTTGTCAGTCTCCAATTTGCG GCAGTCCCCTAGAGAGTCCTAGGATGTCATCCAGTCCACATTTTCCTTTTGCACCAATTAAAAG AATCAACGCAAGCAGCACAGCAGTGGCCGATGGCAGGCGATGGTCCGTCGCAAGTCTACCTTCGAGTGGCTACGGGACGACTCCAGGCTCCAGTAATGTGTCT TCCCAATGTTCGAGCCAGGAACGCCTTCACCAGTTACCCAACATACCGACCAAAGACGAACTCCGCATGCTGTCCTGTCACTTTTCAAAACCAGGTACGCCTTGCGGCTCGCACCCGGGCTTTCCTGGATCAAGTATATCCAGTATTCCAGGATCCATAGCTCTTAGCATGGAAGAAGAGGGTCGCAGATCGCCGATGCATCGTCCAAGGTCCAGAAGTTTGAG TAGCCCGAGTCGATCTCCTGTTTTGGATAGCGAAATAGTGATGATGAACACGTTATACAAGGAGCGATTTCCCAAA GCAACGCAACAAATGGAGGAAAGATTGACTAATTTTATTAACGAAAATCGTGAAATAGACGAATATGAACTGGTTACGCAGATAGCACCGGATTCTTTGCCTATACTGAGATTCGTCCATCATCAAGTGATAGAAATGGCTCGTGATTGTCTACAAAAATCtcaagaaaaattaatcactTCTAGATACTTTTATGAGATGagtgaaaatttggaaatactCTTAATGGAG acgaaagaaaaatctttGGAAGCAGCAGCTAGACTAACAGgactaattaaaaaattgttactaGTAATCTCAAGACCGGCGCGACTTTTAGAATGCCTCGAGTTTGATCCAGAAGAATTTTATCACCTTTTGGAGCAGGCGGAAGGGCAAGCTAGGATAAATATCGGAATCAAAGCTGATATTCCTCAGTACATAATTAACAAATTGTCACTTAATCGTGACCCGATCtcag AGTTACAGGAAGATTTGAATAAACTCGAAGACTCAGCGTCGTCTAGCGAAAATAATTTACTATTGGCTTCGTCTAGTCCAGGTAAAGAAGACGAAATTCGATCTCAGCGGGTGCCATGCGAAAGCGATTACGAAGTTTTGAAGCTGATAAGCAACGGAGCTTACGGAGCTGTCTATTTggtgaaggaaaaaataacgagGCAACGTTTtgctatgaaaaaaataaacaagaacAATTTAATGTTAAGGAATCAAGTGGAACAAGTATTTGCCGAACGTGATATTATGAGTTTCACCGACAATCCTTTCGTCGTTTCCATGTATTGTAGTTTTGAAACAAAG aAACACTTGTGCCTCGTAATGGAATACGTTGAGGGAGGTGACTGCGCGAATCTCTTGAAAAATATCGGACCATTACCACCAGATATGGCTAGATTTTATTTTGCTGAAACTGTTTTAGCTGTTGAATATTTGCACAATTACGGTATCGTTCATCGGGATTTAAAACCTGACAA CTTACTCATCACTGCTCTGGGTCACATAAAATTGACAGATTTTGGCCTCAGCAAGATGGGTCTCATGTCCC TGGCAACAAATCTGTACGAAGGTTACGTGGACAGAGATACTCGGCAATTCTCCGATAAACAGGTATTCGGAACCCCCGAATACATAGCGCCCGAAGTGATCCTTCGCCAAGGTTACGGAAAGCCTGTTGACTGGTGGTCAATGGGTATAATACTGTATGAGTTCTTGATCGGCTGTGTTCCATTTTTTGGAGAAACACCCGAAGAATTATTTGCCCACACGGTCAATG ACGACATCGAGTGGCCTGATAATGATGACTGGCCAGTACAACCGGAAGCAAAGGATATAATAACTGCACTCTTGCAACAAAGCCCTAGGGATCGCCTGGGAACAGCGGGATCTCACGAAGTTAAGGAACATCCTTATTTCTTTGGCGTCGATTGGAACAGTCTTTTGAGACACAAGGCTGAATTCGTTCCACAGTTGACAAACGATGAGGACACAAGTTACTTCGACT CTCGTATGGACCGCTACAATCACGATTTGGGTGATGATACGGACGACACCGATGACTCTCCTCTCTTTGGCTCGTTTTCATCATACTCACCGCAATCGCGCAAAATATCTCAGACAAGGCCGCAGTTGTTTAACATGTCTGAGCCAGAATTGGACTTTTCTCGAAAGCAATTATTCCGCTGCGAGTCCGAAACCTCGGACGCTCAATTATCTCCTGGCTTTGTGCAAAACGTTGCTTCTGTAGCACAGAAGTCATTGCAAAAGAATTTGCTGCTTGATAAGAATCAGTCGCAGACTAAGAATAACTCGTTTCATGAATCTCCAGATAAAACTGCAGACAAGTCTGATCCAAATAGTACTGGTTCTACGATATCTGCGACCTTCAGTAGAGATGCGCAATCAACGAGTGCTACAAAAAATAGCAGCGGTGATGCACTCTCCGTCAGTTTGAGTACTCCGGATTCTTCTCAAACCGAATCTGATGACGTCAGCCCGCAGATTCAAAGGAAACGCCATTCGCATACACGCGACAAGCTGCCCAGGTTCAGTATATCCATTGACGACGAACACAT ATTGGATCTAGCGGCTGCTAACAGGGATGCTGCGGATGACAAGCACAATTCCAGCACAGATTCGTTCGAAACGTTCGCAATGTCTTTGCTACCCTTGACAAAACACAGATCCAGATCGGTGATAAAATCTGCATCAACCAGCGGGCTGTCTCTGGTCATACCGACGA ATGACTTACCATTGACGCAGCCAATCGAATCACCTGGCGGCTCTTCCACCGCCTCCTCTCGGGATACTTCGCCATGTCGAGAACTCAGCCCTCTGGTAACCAGTCTCAAACCACCAACCATCATTAGGCGGGGTCCCTGCGGCTTCGGATTCACCGTTCACACCATACGTGTTTATTATGGTGACAGCGATTTCTATACCATGCATCATTTGGTCATG GCGGTCAATCAATCTAGTCCAGCATTTGAGGCGGGACTTAGACCCGGAGACTTGATAACTCACATAAACGGTGAAGCAATTCAGGGGCTTTATCACACGCAAGTTTTGCAGCTAATGCTGAGCGGAGGAGATCATGTAACTTTGCGAAGTACGCCACTGGAAAATACAAGCATTAAAAGCGGGGGTAGAAAGCGTGAGTTGGGGCAGAGTAAAATGGCGAAAAAATCGCTTCACAGACAGAGAAAGCAGAAGCGCGATCATTCggacaaaaaacgaaagacaTCGCTGTTCAGAAGAATCAGTTCTAAACGAGCCAGTGTCGAGATGCAGCAG CCGTTAAGTATCAGTTGTCCTTTGTCGGCACCAATCCTTCCCAGTGACAGCAAACCTCCACTTATG ATGGCTGCGGGAATCTGTTCTCCGTCAATGGTTACTCCGAGTCGTTCGTTCCAGTCATTTACTCGCTCTTTACCGCCTCAGGAATCGGCACCGTTTTTCAACGCCTGTACCAAGTCAGTCTGCAGCCCGTCACCTCCAATAAATCGATCCAGTTCGGAATCCTACCACTCGACGACCACCTCGAGCCCATGCTCAAGTCCCAGTTCTTCGTCGTCCAGTACAAATCCTCCTATAGGGAACATATCGAGTATCGCTAATCAGTCTCATTATCAGAGGCCAAGTACGCTGCATGGACTGAAGCACAAGCTCCACACTGctgcgaaaaatattcattcccCAAACAGGAGGAAATCTGTCGGTCACATACCCCTTTCGCCTTTGGCCAGGACTCCCAGTCCATCGCCCATCCCTGCCAGCCCAACGAGGAGCCCGAGTCCTCTGGCTTTTCCCACTGGGCATCAGCCGGGAAGTTCTAATACAACACAATCTTACAGTCCAG GGGAAGTATCCCAATATGGTGAATGTGTTAGAGGTCAGCCACTCAGTGATTGCTAA